The DNA window GCTGTATGGTTACCGAAGGGACCATCAAGCGTCACAACCCAATCCGTGTACTGCGCGACAACGTGGTTATCTATGAAGGCGAGCTGGAATCCCTGCGCCGCTTCAAGGATGACGTTAACGAAGTCCGTAACGGCATGGAATGTGGTATCGGCGTTAAGAACTATAACGACGTGCGCGTCGGCGACATGATCGAAGTGTTCGAAATCATTGAGATCCAACGCACCATCGCTTAACGATTGCACATCTGCTTATATCTGTTTACGGGGGGCCTTTGTGCCCCCCGATTTGTCTGGAGAATCCAAAATGGCAAAAGAATTCAGCCGCGGTCAACGCGTGGCGCAAGAGATGCAGAAAGAGATTGCGATCATTCTGCAGCGTGAAGTGAAAGATCCGCGCGTCGGCATGGCGACCGTTTCCGGCGTGGAAGTGTCCCGTGACCTGGCGTATGCCAAGGTTTACGTCACCTTCCTGAACGTGCTGACCGAGAACCACGATCCGGATCTGGTCACCAACGGCATTAAAGCGTTGCAGGACGCTTCCGGTTACATCCGCACCCTGCTGGGCAAAGCGATGCGCCTGCGCGTGGTGCCGGAGTTGACCTTCGCCTACGACAACTCCCTGGTGGAAGGCATGCGCATGTCCAACCTGGTGACCAACGTGGTGAAGAACGACGCCGAGCGCCGTTCCGCCTCAGGCGATGACAAGGAGGATTAATGAGTCGCCCTCGTCGCCGCGGCCGTGATATCCACGGCGTGCTGTTGCTGGACAAGCCACAGGGCTTGTCGTCCAACGATGCGCTGCAAAAAGTAAAACGCCTGTACAACGCCAACCGGGCGGGCCATACCGGCGCGCTCGATCCGTTGGCGACCGGCATGCTGCCTATCTGCCTGGGCGAAGCAACCAAGTTTTCGCAATACCTGCTCGATTCCGACAAGCGTTATCGGGTGATCGCCAAGCTGGGGCAGCGTACCGATACCTCCGACGCCGACGGCCAGATCGTGCAGGAGCGCCCGGTGAATTTCACTCAGGCGCAGCTCGATGCGGCGCTGGACACCTTCCGCGGTGATATCCAGCAGGTGCCGTCGATGTATTCGGCGCTGAAATACCAGGGCAAGAAACTCTACGAGTATGCGCGCCAGGGCATTGAAGTGCCGCGCGAAGCGCGCAGCATCACGGTGTACGAGCTGCAGTTTATCCGCTGGGAAGGGGATGAGCTGGAGCTGGAGATCCACTGCTCGAAAGGCACCTACATCCGCACCATCACCGACGATCTCGGCGAGCTGCTGGGCTGCGGCGCGCACGTGATCTATCTGCGCCGCCTGCAGGTGGCGACTTACCCGATCGCGCGCATGGTGACGCTGGAACAGCTGAACGCCTTGCTGGCGCAGGCGCAGGAACAGGCGATCGCGCCCGGCGAGCTGCTCGATCCGCTGCTGATGCCGATGGACAGCCCGGTTGAGAACTATCCGGAAGTGAATTTGCTGCCGGTGGTAGCGGGCTACGTCAAGCAGGGGCAACCGGTGCAAGTGGCCGGCGCGCCGGCTTCCGGCCTGGTGCGCATCACCGAGGGTGAAGAGCGAAAATTCATCGGCGTTGGCGACATCGCCGAGGATGGTCGCGTGGCGCCGCGCCGCCTGGTGGTCGAGCATTTCGACTGACGGCGGGGCACTGCGTCGCCTTGCGATCGCACTGCGCTAAGAGTAGAATGGCGCAGCTTATGCATTGGGTTGCTGAATTAGAGATCGGCGCCTGTTTTTATTATCTATAATCTGGAGTATTACAATGTCTCTAAGTGTTGAAGCTAAAGCTCAAATCGTAGCTGATTTCGGTCGTGGTACTAACGACAGCGGTTCTACCGAAGTTCAGGTTGCCCTGCTGACTGCGCAGATCAACCATCTGCAAGGCCACTTCTCCGAGCACAAAAAAGATCACCACAGCCGTCGTGGTCTGCTGCGTATGGTTTCTCAGCGTCGTAAGCTGCTGGACTACCTGAAGCGTAAAGATGTAGCACGTTACACCAGCCTGATCGAGCGTCTGGGTCTGCGTCGCTAATCTAGCAAGTTTCAGTGGAAAGGGGCCTATTTTGGCCCCTTTCTTCTAGGAAGCATAAGCAAATCAGGTTAATGTATTACTGATGTTTCCAAACAGGTTCTTCCGTTACAGAGGTTCGCGCGGCTAATGAGAGGCTTTATCTCCCGCCTGAGATAAGGATTGTCATTAGTCGCGAGGATGTAGTGAGAAGGCAAATCGAGTCACAGGCGTGTCGAGTCGTCAATGCGATTGCGCGCCGCTAATCAAGGATATAATTTTGCTGACACCGATCATTCGCAAATTCCAGTATGGCCAGCATACCGTCACCATCGAAACCGGTATGATGGCTCGTCAGGCCACCGCCGCCGTTATGGTGAGCATGGATGACACCGCCGTATTCGTTACCGTCGTTGGCCAGAAAAAAGCCAAACCGGGCCAGAGCTTCTTCCCGCTGACCGTTAACTACCAAGAGCGTACTTACGCCGCCGGCCGTATCCCAGGCAGCTTCTTCCGTCGCGAAGGCCGTCCGAGCGAAGGCGAGACGCTGACTTCCCGTCTGATTGACCGTCCGATCCGCCCACTGTTCCCGGACAGCTTCCTGAACGAAGTTCAGGTGATCGCGACCGTGGTTTCCGTTAACCCGCAGGTGAACCCGGACATCGTTGCGATGATCGGCGCCTCTGCCGCCCTGAGCCTGTCCGGCATTCCGTTCAACGGCCCGATCGGCGCAGCGCGCGTAGGTTACATCAACGATCAGTACGTGCTGAACCCGACGACTGACGAGCTGAAAGAAAGCCGTCTGGACCTGGTGGTTGCCGGTACTGCCGGCGCGGTGCTGATGGTTGAATCCGAAGCGGAAGTGCTGAGCGAAGATCAGATGCTGGGCGCCGTGGTGTTCGGCCACGACCAGCAGCAAGTGGTTATTGAAAACATCAACTCCCTGGTTGCCGAAGCCGGTAAGCCGAAGTGGGATTGGCAGGCCCCAGCGGTCAACGAAGCGCTGCACGCGCGCGTGGCTGAACTGGCTGAAGCTCGCCTGGGCGACGCTTACCACATCACCGAAAAACAAGAGCGTTACGCTCAGGTTGACGCGATCAAAGACAGCGTTGTTGAAACCCTGCTGGCGCAGGACGAAACGCTGGACGCCGGCGAAATCCAGGATATCCTGGGCAACGTCGAGAAGAACGTGGTGCGTAGCCGCGTACTGCGTGGCGAGCCGCGTATCGACGGCCGTGAAAAAGACATGATCCGTGGCCTGGACGTGCGCACCGGCGTACTGCCGCGCACCCACGGTTCCGCGCTGTTCACCCGTGGTGAAACTCAGGCGCTGGTTACCGCGACCCTGGGCACCGCGCGCGACGCGCAGAACCTGGACGAGCTGATGGGCGAGAAGACCGACAGCTTCCTGTTCCACTACAACTTCCCTCCGTACTCCGTAGGCGAAACCGGCATGGTCGGTTCTCCTAAGCGTCGTGAAATCGGTCACGGTCGCCTGGCGAAACGCGGCGTATTGGCTATGATGCCTAAACCGGAAGATTTCCCGTACACAGTTCGCGTAGTGTCTGAAATCACCGAATCCAACGGTTCTTCTTCCATGGCTTCCGTGTGCGGCGCGTCTCTGGCGCTGATGGACGCCGGTGTGCCAATCAAGGCTGCCGTTGCGGGTATCGCGATGGGCCTGGTGAAAGAAGCCGATAACTTTGTGGTTCTGTCAGACATTCTGGGTGACGAAGATCACCTGGGTGACATGGACTTTAAAGTGGCCGGTAGCCGCGACGGTATCACCGCGCTGCAGATGGACATTAAAATCGAAGGCATCACCCGCGAAATCATGCAGGTGGCTCTGAACCAGGCCAAGGGCGCGCGTCTGCACATCCTGGGCGTGATGGAACAGGCTATCAGCTCCCCGCGCGGCGATATCTCCGAATTCGCACCGCGTATTCATACTATCCGCATCAACCCGGATAAAATCAAAGACGTGATCGGTAAGGGCGGTTCCGTTATCCGCGCGCTGACCGAAGAGACTGGCACTACCATCGAAATCGAAGATGATGGTACAGTTAAAATCGCTGCGACCGACGGTGAGAAGGCGAAATTCGCTATCCGTCGTATCGAAGAGATCACGGCAGAGATCGAAGTGGGCCGTATCTACCAGGGTAAAGTGACCCGTATCGTTGATTTCGGCGCATTCGTCGCCATCGGCGGTGGTAAAGAAGGTCTGGTACACATTTCTCAGATCGCCGACAAGCGCGTCGAGAAAGTGACCGACTATCTGCAGATGGGTCAGGAAGTGCCGGTTAAGGTACTGGAAGTTGACCGTCAGGGCCGCGTGCGTCTGAGCATCAAAGAAGCGATGGCGCCAGAAGCGGGTTCACCTGCGCCTGAAGCAGAATAACTGTATAGATAGTTTTACAGCTCCCCGCCACGGGGTTGGGAGCTGTTCGTATCGCGCGGGTAGGATGCCCGCGTATTAGCAAACGGAGGACAGGACGTTCATCCAATGTTTGTCTTCGGGAGTGGGAAATGAAGCCTTTCTTGCGCTGGTGTTACGTTGCGACAGCACTCATGCTGGCAGGATGCAGCAACCATGATTGGCGTAAAGACGAAGTTTTGGCAATCCCGTTGCAGCCTACGTTGCAGCAGGAAGTGATCCTGGCGCGCATGGAACAAATTCTTGCCAGTCGGGCACTGACGGACGACGAACGCGCACAGCTTTTATATGAGCGCGGTGTGCTGTATGATAGCCTCGGGTTACGTGCATTAGCGCGCAATGATTTCTCGCAGGCGCTGGCGATACGTCCCGACATGCCGGAAGTTTTCAACTACCTGGGCATTTACTTAACGCAGGCAGGCAATTTTGATGCTGCCTATGAAGCGTTTGATTCTGTACTAGAGCTTGATCCAACTTACAATTACGCGCGTTTAAACCGGGGCATCGCACTGTATTATGGCGGCCGCTTCCCGTTGGCGCAGGATGATCTGCAGGCGTTTTATCAAGACGACCCAAACGATCCCTTCCGTTCGTTATGGCTGTATCTGGTGGAGCGAGAAATCGATCCCAAGAAGGCCGAGGTAGCGCTTCAGCAGCGCTATGACAAAGCGGACAGAGGGCAATGGGGATGGAATATTGTCGAATTCTACCTGGGCAAGATCAGCGAAAAAACGCTGATGGAACGCCTCAAGGCAGATGCAACGGATAACACTTCGCTCGCTGAGCATCTCAGTGAAACTGACTTCTATTTGGGTAAACACTACCTGAGTCTGGGGGACAAGGACACCGCTTCGGCGCTGTTCA is part of the Serratia marcescens genome and encodes:
- the nlpI gene encoding lipoprotein NlpI, with product MKPFLRWCYVATALMLAGCSNHDWRKDEVLAIPLQPTLQQEVILARMEQILASRALTDDERAQLLYERGVLYDSLGLRALARNDFSQALAIRPDMPEVFNYLGIYLTQAGNFDAAYEAFDSVLELDPTYNYARLNRGIALYYGGRFPLAQDDLQAFYQDDPNDPFRSLWLYLVEREIDPKKAEVALQQRYDKADRGQWGWNIVEFYLGKISEKTLMERLKADATDNTSLAEHLSETDFYLGKHYLSLGDKDTASALFKLTVSNNVHNFVEHRYALLELALLGQEQDDLSESDQQ
- the pnp gene encoding polyribonucleotide nucleotidyltransferase, which gives rise to MLTPIIRKFQYGQHTVTIETGMMARQATAAVMVSMDDTAVFVTVVGQKKAKPGQSFFPLTVNYQERTYAAGRIPGSFFRREGRPSEGETLTSRLIDRPIRPLFPDSFLNEVQVIATVVSVNPQVNPDIVAMIGASAALSLSGIPFNGPIGAARVGYINDQYVLNPTTDELKESRLDLVVAGTAGAVLMVESEAEVLSEDQMLGAVVFGHDQQQVVIENINSLVAEAGKPKWDWQAPAVNEALHARVAELAEARLGDAYHITEKQERYAQVDAIKDSVVETLLAQDETLDAGEIQDILGNVEKNVVRSRVLRGEPRIDGREKDMIRGLDVRTGVLPRTHGSALFTRGETQALVTATLGTARDAQNLDELMGEKTDSFLFHYNFPPYSVGETGMVGSPKRREIGHGRLAKRGVLAMMPKPEDFPYTVRVVSEITESNGSSSMASVCGASLALMDAGVPIKAAVAGIAMGLVKEADNFVVLSDILGDEDHLGDMDFKVAGSRDGITALQMDIKIEGITREIMQVALNQAKGARLHILGVMEQAISSPRGDISEFAPRIHTIRINPDKIKDVIGKGGSVIRALTEETGTTIEIEDDGTVKIAATDGEKAKFAIRRIEEITAEIEVGRIYQGKVTRIVDFGAFVAIGGGKEGLVHISQIADKRVEKVTDYLQMGQEVPVKVLEVDRQGRVRLSIKEAMAPEAGSPAPEAE
- the truB gene encoding tRNA pseudouridine(55) synthase TruB; amino-acid sequence: MSRPRRRGRDIHGVLLLDKPQGLSSNDALQKVKRLYNANRAGHTGALDPLATGMLPICLGEATKFSQYLLDSDKRYRVIAKLGQRTDTSDADGQIVQERPVNFTQAQLDAALDTFRGDIQQVPSMYSALKYQGKKLYEYARQGIEVPREARSITVYELQFIRWEGDELELEIHCSKGTYIRTITDDLGELLGCGAHVIYLRRLQVATYPIARMVTLEQLNALLAQAQEQAIAPGELLDPLLMPMDSPVENYPEVNLLPVVAGYVKQGQPVQVAGAPASGLVRITEGEERKFIGVGDIAEDGRVAPRRLVVEHFD
- the rpsO gene encoding 30S ribosomal protein S15, whose translation is MSLSVEAKAQIVADFGRGTNDSGSTEVQVALLTAQINHLQGHFSEHKKDHHSRRGLLRMVSQRRKLLDYLKRKDVARYTSLIERLGLRR
- the rbfA gene encoding 30S ribosome-binding factor RbfA; the encoded protein is MAKEFSRGQRVAQEMQKEIAIILQREVKDPRVGMATVSGVEVSRDLAYAKVYVTFLNVLTENHDPDLVTNGIKALQDASGYIRTLLGKAMRLRVVPELTFAYDNSLVEGMRMSNLVTNVVKNDAERRSASGDDKED